The Numida meleagris isolate 19003 breed g44 Domestic line chromosome 27, NumMel1.0, whole genome shotgun sequence sequence AATCTGTTTGCAGGGAACAGAAGCTGAGGGTCACAGAGCCCAGGGAGCAGCTTCTCCCAATGGGTGGAGGACGGCCATGGGGGGACAGAGAAGGGGTGGAGGGAAAGGCACATGAGGATTAATCCGGTCCAAAGCaagcagccctgaggagcaAGCAGTGGGACTGCAGCTCAGCCTCGTGGGGTGCTGATGGGGAGAACAAGCAGGTGAGAGGATCTCGCATGAGACCACGCCATGATCTGCTCTGCCTCACCATGGGCAGGAGCCATCATCTGCCTCCCTTGTCTGGAGCCAAGAGACGGACTGGATGAGCATTATGGGTCcattccaacttgggatattctacgattctatgggCAGaccctgggctgcagcccagctgccccTTGAGTcactccccagctctgcaggtagaaactgcagcaggaaaagccCTCACTTCAGAAGCAACCCAGCTTAAAACACTTCCAGGGCAGAACGGAGTTGAACTGTGCcacagagagggaagagagcCAGCGCCATGCACCAGACATCTCTGTCCCTctccagggaggggagggacagcacagagctccaggcagggctcagcactgccATGAGCTGGTGTAGTGTTCGACCTGTGTCATAGTGTTGCTCTGCCCCATGCTTCCTCCACAGAGCCCCAGCTGTGGGGTGCCAAGGAAGCTGTGATcccttcccacagcagctggGTGTCAGAATGAGCAGGGGCCGGGGGCTGAAGGGAGGTGGGTAGTGTTCAGGGGCAGATGCCCACACCATGGCTGAAGTAGGGGCAAAGCTCTCGCCCCTCCACGaggctcagggctgctctgccccagtTGACCTGGGGTAACACTCAGCATGAAGGTCATGCATCCTGgctctccagcacagccagcctgATTCGTACGGACACTGGAccaaaggaaagacaaaaactgGACAGGGAGAGGCCTATAACCCAGCTTGAACATACAGACTGGGAAGAACCTGGCAGAATTCATAAAGTACCTAAGTTCAAGCAccagaaggacaaaaaaaaaaaaagacaaaacatacTCTCCAGGATAGGGCTGTGTTTGACCCTTCTGGCTTGTTCCCTGGTGGCAAACTCACCCCGAGATGATACAGGAAATGACCGTGTCTTCTCTCCCCGCCCCACTAGAGGGCTAGTGTCAGGACAAACGTGGAATGCAGGCTCGGCCCTGCGCTGTGTGGGGGCACGAGTGGAGAGGAACGGGGAGAGATGCCAATTCACTGAGGTAGCGGAACCAGCACTTCCACGTAGTTGAGTGGGAAGAAGCCTGACTGGCCATTGATCATGCCCTCGTACCAGTTTTCATCGATCTGGTTGGTCAGGGTGATGATGTCACCTTCCTTGAAGCCCAGCTCACCATCATTCTCGGGTTCGAAGTCGTAGAGTGCCTTGCAGCAGGGCTGGTCCAGGTGAGCTGCGGGGAGAATGCATGTGAGGTGTGAGCTGGCTGCCTACAGTCCAGCCCCAGCCCTacagcaggcagccagctgctcACTCCAGTCCCAGACACCACATGGGGCCACCAGGTGTGCCAGAGCCAGGACCCGCACGATCCCAGTGACACAAGTGAGCACCGGGGGCTCAGCCCTGCCTAGGAGAAGCTGTGCTTTAGCTTTGCCCTTGGGATGGTAAAGCATTAATTTAGTTAGAAATCCCTGATGGGTTTTAGCTCACTAGCTCCTCTGCCTTCTTGTTCCAAACACTTCCCTTCATAAGATTCTTCCAGAGCACAGCCCCAACCCCTGTGCCTTCCCCAAGCCACCCCCACTCCAATGGCAGAAGAGCAGGCACTAAACTTTGCAGCTGTAAAGATCCTACTGAGAGCAGGCTGAGCTAATGCAGACCACTATGGTCTCCAGGGCCCCAGTTCCCTTTGCTGTTGCTCAGTGCCTGGCATGGCTCTGTGCTAGGGCTCTTCCAAACAGGGCAGGGGGAATGGCAGAACAGGACGCCCAGCACACCTGGTCTGCTGAACTTCCACAGCACAAGAGGACCCAGCATTAGAAGAGAACTCGGAAAAcaccaaaagcagcagccaagcaggTTCATTTCTGAGAGAACTTCTCAAAAACGCCAAGCTGGTCCCACAACCACAGCATGTACCACGTTCCAGGCTCCATAAGCCCACCTGCCCCACCACGAGCCCCGTGCTTGCCCCACTCTGATGCCTCCAAGACACAGATCCAGCCTTCCCCCGCACCCCAATGAAAGCCCCTTGAGCCCCTTTGAGTCAACCTGTGGCCCTGCCTGGGAGCTTGCCACAAGTCACAACCCATCTGAGGTTGCTTGCTGCCCAGACACCATAAAACCCACACCATGTACCTATGCACTGcctgctctgtccccagcctccagctgcagggtAGGGGACAACAGGTAGTAGGAGCAGGAGCAAGACAGATCAAGGCTGGGTGGCTTGTAAGGGGAGTGAGGTGGTTGATATCTCCTGAAAGAGCTCCTGACCTTTGTGGTCTCAAGCAGGACATGCCTGCATGATGACTGGTGCTAGAACTCATCCAGGTGAGCAAAAGCTTTAGGGTGGTAAGTATCAACATAGCATGGTTGGGTTAATTTGGGCTTCAGTAGAGGTGATGTTTAGCTCAGCTGTTCTGCTGGCCAGGCACAGTGGCTCAGCACAGGGGTATTAGTGGCTTCAAGAAGCAGTGTCAAGGAAGAAGGAGCAAGGAGGGGTGGGGAGATATGGTCACACGTCATGCAGTGCAGTGGGAGGAAACTCACGGATACTCCTGACGGAGGCCCGGAACGGCTTGTCGGATCGGAAAGAGGAGGAAGCTGCTTCCAAACAAAAAGAGACATGCTTAAAACAATGTGAACTGGAGAGAGGGAAAGGCAGGGCCCGAAGGGAGGTTCTGTTAGGAGAAACATGGCATCCTGCATGCTGTTAGAAAACCACCTGCCTCGCTGGGACCAGGGAGGGACAAATGCAGCGTGatggaagacagggagggagagatgtttaatttttcctttctgcccttGCTGTCACTGACCGGGTGCTACCAGTCAGTGACCCAGACCGAAGGCTCTGCTGGGACTTCTCCAAAGTTAAGAAAACAGAGGCTGTTGGGCCCCAAGGGAAAACAGCCCGAGTCTAGAGACGTTTAAGACACTTTCAGAGCCACCAGCTTGTGCAGGCACATCCAACACTTCAGAAACATAATTCTCAGGCAGAGCAGTTCCCTTCCATCCCCAGGACACTGGTCCAGAGGCACCTGTGTGCACGCTGATGTACGTGGGACAACTTTACCTGAGCCTTTAGGGGCAGGCGTACAAGAGAAGCCCCCATTAGATTGGTCGGTCTCTCCAAAGTCATATGTCTCCCTGGGTTTGGGCTTGTATTCCCGCCTGGGACGAGAGGAGGCCTCCCTCATTCTGgcagaattaaaagaaatgtggataaattaaagagaaaatgagtcTAAGAAGATCAATGCATGTCTTGTTTGTTGGTGTGAATGCTTTGGAGAAGGCATGCTGCTACCAGAGCTAGAACAGGAAGCCTTCCCTTGTATGACCCCAGGTGGGCAAGGCAAATAAAACTGGCCCACTGCAGCCTTAGAGGGACCAGCCTCAACTGCCTCCACCTCAGACCTGCAGCTGAGCCTTTTGAAGATGATGCCCCACGCTTTGCTGTAGAGGTGGCTCAGGCAACCACTGCTTTCAGGCCAGCAGAGGACACTCGTGCTGCAGTTTGAAAGCTCACAGTGGCAGGATACTCCCAGCTCTTCTCAGTTCCAACCAGACACAGCATCCATTCAGCAGTTTCTTCTGTGacagaagagcagcagggcagcaatGCTAAATCACCAGGTACTCCAGCTCCCTAACTACAATTGAAGCTAATGGCACAAGGACACTGAGCTAGGAGGGGACAGGCACATTCAGTTCATGACATCTGAtccatctgctccagcagcacggTTACTCGATCCTAGGTCTGGCTAAAAGATACTTCCTGGTCAAGGCCCAAAACGCAAGGAACTATGGGCACTGGCAAAAAAGGATGCACTGCATATCCACCCTTCCTCTGCCAAATTCAATATCAAGTTCCCTGGGAACTGCACACTCCAGTTCAGGCATCGCTCAAACCAGCAGAGACTGGCTGCCCATGAAGCAAGGACAGACTCgttgttttgtattttagaatGTGCCCATCACTGATCTGAATGACGAGAGTTGGACTGAAGCTGCAGTGACTGCAAGAACTGGCTTTAGCACCAGGGGGCAGATTTGCACAGGGAGCCAGGTATTTACAGAAAAGTGCCTCTCAGAGAGCTCCTGGCTGTGAGAACGGAGTGCCCAAAGCCCCCAGGACTCACCTGCGTTTGAGTTTTTCTGCAAGTTCATCCAGGATCTGCACTGCCTGCCTGTGGTAGTCCAGCTGAGCATCCACCAGGGCCGACAGCTGGCTCACCTGCTCAATCTGGGAGAATCACACCAAGGCAGCATGAATGGCTTTCCCTTGCTGACAGGAGACTCACACTGAGGCTGAGATCATACTAGGAAACGTGCACAAGGGACAGCTTCCCCAGGGAAACAAGGACAAGGTTTGGGATTTCAGATACTAGAGACCAGGCTCTGGCTGAGACTCAGCAGAACGGAGGCCACTGTCTCCCACCCTCTAGGCTTCTCTCGCTGGTCAAATCCTTCCTAAGGGTGCTGTATTATCCAGCCAAACTCATTCCCAATGGCACCCTCACACAGACAGAAACACACAACCCAccccccagctctcagccccaGGGGCAGCAAGGAGTCCAGGTGCCCTCCATGCACTTACATCAGTTTCTAGGAGGTTGTGCATACTGGTCTCTGCTACTTCCTTGGACTCTTCAAATTTCTCCATGGCCTGTCGGAGTTCCTCATCAGGGATTTTTCCCTGTCGCTTCTTCTTGTAATCAAAGTCCAAGCGTCTGCCTTCCAGCTTCTTGAGATGGTGCTGGGAAGAAGATGGTTatgaacagtaaagaaaaagaagaaagagccaGAGACTGGGAGCAATCGAATTTTTGTGTTGAGAAGGCCGCACTAGTCACAGGCCAAgcacattcatttcagaaacttGATCCCAGAGTGTACAATTCTGTGGCTCCCATGTTTGTTCAGACTCCTGGGAGGTTCTAGTACAGGACAGAGAGCTGCATGTCAGGGCTGTTGTGAGATGATATGGAGGAGCAGACTATTTGGCAAAGCATTACTGCTGTAGGTGGTTTTTACTAAGAAACAACCCTCAACAGATTgggatgaaaataaaatttcaccCCCTCCtagctgggagctggaggaaaACACCGCAGCGAGCAGCCCAGGTCTGTTCCCCATGCAAGGTTTTCAGGGAAATGAAGAGCTGGCCCTCTACTTTCAGCTCCTTGTGAGTGACAGGGGTCTCTAGAGATCAGGAATTGGGATACAGGCTCTGGGTATTGTATCTTGTAACAGCTTAGGGTCAGAACTGTTTAAATTAGCACCAAATGCAAGCAGCCCAGAACATACATTGAGACGCACTATCACAGCATCCTCCATAAAGCACGGTGAACAATGAACTATTCCAACCTACATCCAGCTTTAGAAGCTGCTCAGGAGCAGTGGCAGTGGTGCTGAATGCACCGAGTAGGGGAGGAAATACTAGCAAATCTGGAGGGAGAATACACATCACATGCAAGTCCATGTTGTTTCCCACTGTGATGGAGCAAGGGGTTACACGTGATAATAGCCAGAACAGGCCAGAATCTaaggggacacagaggggaaCAGCAGAGACAACACTGGGGCATTTACCTGGATCTCTTTCAGGTCTTTGTCACACAGGTTCTGGAGGGGATCAATAAAATTTTGTTTGACTTCAATATCCAGCGAGTCCTTCACTTCAGCCAATCGTTTCATAGATTCCCCAGCATCAAGCAGCGCATCGCCTTTGAgtgagaaaaggaagggaagagaaagggagaaggagaacAGGCCAGCCAGTTAAACAGAGCCGAAGTCTGTGGCAGCTGCATGCAGGGCCATTCTGCCATGACACCCAGAGTGTGCAAGTTCTGTCACATGTCAAAAACCTCCACGTTTCTGTTTGGAGCAACTCTCCGAGCTGGGCACAGGGAGTGCTGACTGGCGTGACAGCAGGCAATGGCACGTTGGTGCCAGCTTCACAAAAGACACTTCACCAACAcgcttcattttcttcctctgcaaatAAGGAACAATCTCTACAAATTacacagaggaagggaaaagtaTTTTGTAAACAGCTTCGTTAACTCAGGGAGTCCCTGAGCTACTAAttggctgagcagtgctttaACCTTGCTTGgccactgctggcagcagaagcTGGGGGCAGAGTACATTTGGCCTCATTCAGCCAGGCCATCCTTTTGTTCAGATGGTTTTAAGCCCAGAGCACTCTTGACCAACCTCTCAAGCTTCCCCAGATGTCAACAACAAACCTGCAGCCTTCTATTCACTTTGGACACCAGCCTCTATCGAGCCAATCTTATCTCCTTTTCCACTGCTCTCTGAACTAGAACTCAGAGTCGCTTATTGAAACCTATTTAGCTTTTCCACAGCTCCTTCTAATGATGACAGTTAAACCAGACAGCCTtgcagcaaagcatttttagtCTTGGCTTTTTATTCCAGTGGAAACCATTTATAGATTAAATTATTCCTGTGCAGCTTTGGCAAACCAATCGTTTCAGCACTACATTAACACAGGAGACTATGCAAATGAAATAGAGAGTAAAGTGAAACCACCAGTCTGCTGTCCAGGTGGAAAAAAGCACACAACAGAGTATTTGCAAAAGAATTCTTTCAATGGTGATAACTCTAGATAAcctgtcaaaataaaaatttatcaAGTTAAGTGTTTCTGCAAAGAGAGGCTATTAAAGGAAGCCAGGTTTGCTATGTTCTTCTAAAAACTTCCTTCCCACTTGCTCTGCAATAATGCTGGTTTCCTGCAAGCCAAGAGAGACACAGA is a genomic window containing:
- the SH3GL1 gene encoding endophilin-A2 isoform X1, whose product is MSVELVSEKVGGAEGTKLDDDFKEMEKKVDLTSKAVTEVLTRTIEYLQPNPASRAKLTMLNTMSKIRGQVKNPGYPQSEGLLGESMIRYGKELGEDSNFGDALLDAGESMKRLAEVKDSLDIEVKQNFIDPLQNLCDKDLKEIQHHLKKLEGRRLDFDYKKKRQGKIPDEELRQAMEKFEESKEVAETSMHNLLETDIEQVSQLSALVDAQLDYHRQAVQILDELAEKLKRRMREASSRPRREYKPKPRETYDFGETDQSNGGFSCTPAPKGSASSSFRSDKPFRASVRSIPHLDQPCCKALYDFEPENDGELGFKEGDIITLTNQIDENWYEGMINGQSGFFPLNYVEVLVPLPQ
- the SH3GL1 gene encoding endophilin-A2 isoform X3, with the translated sequence MSVELVSEKVGGAEGTKLDDDFKEMEKKVDLTSKAVTEVLTRTIEYLQPNPASRAKLTMLNTMSKIRGQVKNPGYPQSEGLLGESMIRYGKELGEDSNFGDALLDAGESMKRLAEVKDSLDIEVKQNFIDPLQNLCDKDLKEIQHHLKKLEGRRLDFDYKKKRQGKIPDEELRQAMEKFEESKEVAETSMHNLLETDIEQVSQLSALVDAQLDYHRQAVQILDELAEKLKRRMREASSRPRREYKPKPRETYDFGETDQSNGGFSCTPAPKGSAHLDQPCCKALYDFEPENDGELGFKEGDIITLTNQIDENWYEGMINGQSGFFPLNYVEVLVPLPQ
- the SH3GL1 gene encoding endophilin-A2 isoform X2 translates to MSVAGLKKQFYKASQLVSEKVGGAEGTKLDDDFKEMEKKVDLTSKAVTEVLTRTIEYLQPNPASRAKLTMLNTMSKIRGQVKNPGYPQSEGLLGESMIRYGKELGEDSNFGDALLDAGESMKRLAEVKDSLDIEVKQNFIDPLQNLCDKDLKEIQHHLKKLEGRRLDFDYKKKRQGKIPDEELRQAMEKFEESKEVAETSMHNLLETDIEQVSQLSALVDAQLDYHRQAVQILDELAEKLKRRMREASSRPRREYKPKPRETYDFGETDQSNGGFSCTPAPKGSASSSFRSDKPFRASVRSIPHLDQPCCKALYDFEPENDGELGFKEGDIITLTNQIDENWYEGMINGQSGFFPLNYVEVLVPLPQ